The Cygnus atratus isolate AKBS03 ecotype Queensland, Australia chromosome 2, CAtr_DNAZoo_HiC_assembly, whole genome shotgun sequence genome window below encodes:
- the FKBP14 gene encoding peptidyl-prolyl cis-trans isomerase FKBP14 yields the protein MAAVLRAVLLGAAVLRCAAAALIPAAEVEVEVLQKPFLCRRRSKWGDLLLVHYEGFLQSDGAMFHSTHKHNNGQPMWFTLGIREAIKGWDKGLKDMCVGEKRKLTIPPALAYGKEGKGKIPPESTLIFNIDLLEIRNGPRSHESFQEMDLNDDWKLSKQEVKIYLKKEFEKHGAVVNDTQHDALVEDIFDKEDEDSDGFISAREFTYKHDEL from the exons ATGGCGGCAGTGCTGCGGGCCGTGCTGCTGGGCGCCGCCGTGCTGCGCTGCGCGGCCGCCGCCCTCATCCCCGCGGCCgaggtggaggtggaggtgctGCAGAAGCCGTTCCTGTGCCGGCGGCGGAGCAAGTGGggggacctgctgctggtgcacTACGAGGGCTTCCTGCAGAGCGACGGCGCCATGTTCCACTCCAC TCACAAGCATAACAATGGTCAACCTATGTGGTTTACGCTTGGCATAAGGGAAGCTATCAAAGGCTGGGACAAAGGTTTGAAGGACATGTGTGTGGGAGAGAAGCGGAAGCTAACTATTCCACCAGCCCTTGCTtatggaaaagaagggaaag GAAAAATTCCACCTGAGAGCACGCTGATATTCAACATTGACCTTCTAGAAATTAGGAATGGACCAAGGTCTCATGAGTCATTCCAAGAAATGGATCTTAACGATGACTGGAAACTATCCAAGCAAGAG GTGAAAATTTACttgaagaaagaatttgaaaaacatgGAGCGGTGGTAAATGACACGCAGCATGACGCTTTGGTTGAAGACATATTTGATAAAGAGGATGAAGACAGTGATGGGTTTATATCTGCAAGGGAATTCACGTACAAGCATGAtgagctgtaa